The nucleotide window CTGCTAAAAGTAATTCATAAACCTTTTTCATCTCTGTTTCCCATGAATCTCCTAATTTTTTAACCGCATTGTTCATATCTGCTGTTACCCCAGAATCCAAGGCTGGCTGTACTTCCTTTTTCACAACATCCATTCTTTGTATAATTTCAGCTTCATAGTTTTCTTTTTTTTCGTCTGAGTTTTCTTTTTTTTCGTCTGATTTGACAGGGGCATTAATTGTTTTATTTTCATTGGTTTTTTCTTCTTTATCTGATTTTGAACAGTTCATAACTCCTATTAACAATATTACTATTATTAAAGCTAATTTTTTCATATAAATCCCTCCATCTTTTAGATACTAGCATTATATCATTAAATTATTAAAGAAAAATGAGAATAAAATATTTTGTAAATTATTTTTAGTAGTAATTTATTTTATAGTAATGTATTTTCTTTTTTATTTTACAATAAATTTATTTGCCCCTATATTTTTTACTCTGTCAGTCATATAGCCATTTTTTGCCCTTACGCTTATTTTTTTCGAATATTTTGACCCAAAGCCGACCTATTCCTTGCCTTTCCCTTTTTCCTTGCGTGTATGGGCGTTTTAAAGCATTTTTTAAAATGTTTCAAGATTGGCATTGATAACAAAAGTCATTTTTTCATTTAATTCATTATCAGAAGCCAACGCCAAATCTTTCACATATTCCTTGTATTCTTCTGTTCTAGCACTTGACAATTCAACGTAATTGTCATATTCGATTTCTCCGAACTCATAGCGATTTAACAAGTGATTCTGTTCGATTTCAAGCATTTGAAATATCTTGTCGTAAATTTCTTTTCTTGTCATCGTTTTTCCCCTTTCATTTTTTTAATTTCCGTCCACGTCCGCCAATGCCTTGTTTATGTCGTAGTTACTATAATTTGTATAAATCATTGTATTTAAAATTGAAATGTGTCCTAAAACTTTTTTAACTTGAGCCAAATTCAAGCCTGCGTTCAACAAATGGATCGCCCTGCTATGTCTAAAAACGTGGCTATGTGCTTTATCTTTTGACAGTCCTGCAATCGCAAAAATCTTTTTAAGATATTTGTTATAATTTCGCTCTGTCATTACTTTTCCTTTTCCAGTGCGACAAATAAAATCATTCTTTTTCAATTGATATTTATTTAATACAGTCATCACGAGCATTGCGACTTCATTACTTATTCTCAGTTCTTTTGTCTTATTGATTTCACTTTTTTGTTTAGAGTTTGAAGCATTGACAATATAATAATTTTTTGCAGTTTTTCTATCTGTTCGCATCGTAATGTCTGAAAATCTTAATTGCAATACTTCATTCACTCTTAAAGCTAGAGCATATTGTAGCATTATAATCGCTTTAAGTTCCAAATTTTCAGTTTCGTCTAAAACTCTTTTTAAATGTAAAAACTCATCTTCTGACAAGTATTTTATTTTTTTCTTTGTTTTCTTTTCGTCAAAAAATTCTTTTACTTCCACAATTTCCGCTTCCGCAAAAATTTCATCATTATTTCCTAAAACAATAATTTCATTTTCCATTAAAATTTTCCCCTTTTTTTTATATTGAAAAAGTTCCGTTTTTATAATTTTCAGAACTTTTCCGATATAATTGTACCTTAAATTTTAGAAAAAAGCAAATTATTTTTTTCAATTTTCTCATTTTCCGCAAAAAAAGTTCCATTTTTGTTAATATTTTCAGAACTTTTTTTGGTTGATATGATTATTAAATACTTATCCGCTGTTCTTTAATTTCATTGACAATTTTATAAAAACTTGTTTTTCTAAAACTCAAATTATCTTTAATATCCTTATATTTCACTTCTTTTTTGATATATCTTTTCAAAAGTTCTTTATCTATTTCGTTAAGTTTTATTCTCATTTTTTATCCTTTCCTTTCTTTTTAAAACGGAAATGCTTCGTCATCTTCTCCATAAAAAATTATTTCTTCTCCGTCCAAATGTTGTACTTTATATTCTACTTTATATTCTCCATCTTCGTCGTCATTGCTGACAAAACTTGCGTCAAATCTTATATATTCCCAGTTTCCGTTTTTCTTGTCATATTTTTTATATTTCTTTACAAATTCTTCTTCTGTAAATTTCAATAAGTCTTGAACTACTGTTATGTCGCATTTTTTCTTTTCTTTTTTTCTTTCTATCGCTTCTGTTAAATCATAGTAGTTCTTGAATGTAAATTTATAAAATTCAAGCAATTCTTCACGTTTCTTTTCATCACGTTTTTTTCCATATAAATTTAGATCCGCAACGGCATTTGCTCTATCAGCAGAAATATAAATCTCAAGTTTTCTTCTTGAAATTCTCACGATTTTTGAAAATCTTCTGTAAATTTGTCCTGAATCTTCCGCTTCTCTAAAACTTCCTGTTTTGTCAACAAATGTTCCTGCCAATCCGTTAAGGAACTGGCAAGGAACTTCAACAGTTGTTACAATCGCAAGGTCAAAGTATGGAGTTACAGAACTGTACTTAATATTAAATTTTTGTGTTTCAGTCGGATGTGGATCAAAAAATGTCAACATAGTTCCACGTCCGCCAAGTCCCTCCAATATTTCATAGGAACGTTTATCATCAAATGTTATAACGTCGTGTCTTGGCGTTAATCCGTCCAAAAATGTCCCACGTCCACCGACTCTAAACGCCTTGCTCTCATTCCAATCTGTTTCGAGCATTGCAATTTCTTTTGCAAGTGTAGTTTTTCCAGTTCCGCCTAGTCCGCAGATTAGGATCGTTTGTTTATCTCTATACTTATCGAAATTCTTAATAAAGTTCTTTTCTCCTTGCTCTATTTTCTTGCACCATCGAGTCCAAACTTTTCTACGTAATTTTTCAATCATTTCTTCTTCGCTAAGTTCTGTTTCATTCATTAATTCTTCAAGCACGTTCTCAAAATTTAAATGTTTTATAAAACGTTCACCCCTCAATTCATTGTCCACGTCAGCAAAAGACATTGATCCGTCATCTGTTGCTTTGAAATACATAGCACCAAGTTCGTCAACTAGATTATCAAAAACTTCTTCTGTTGTTAATTCTTTTCTTTCATTTGCAACAAAATCAAAATTCGCTACAAGTTCACTTTCATTATATTCATGTTTCAAAGCCTTTTGTGCTTCTTTCGTTTTATGTAGAAAGTATCTTATTATTTCCGTTTCCGCTTTCTTTCCACCGTTGACAACTTTAATCAGCCCTTCTGGAATTCCGAGTGCTTTTGATATACTTTTGACCGTGCAAGCATTTTTAAAAGCAATATAACAATGAATGTGTTTTTCTTTCTTAACTTTGTTTCCTAACTCATCTTTATAATATTTACATTCTCCACCTTGAAAATACGTTAAGCAATCTTTATCGTGTAGAATAAAAGCATACTTGCTTACTTTCTTTGACATCGCTAGCATTTTATGAAATTTTTCAACATCAAGTAATTTTTCTCCAGTTTGATTGTTTTGTAAAAACTGAACTATTTTAAAATTTCTGTATCTCCTGCCTTTACTGTCTGTTTTTTTTTCTTTTTCTTGTTTTTCTTGTTTTATTTTCTTGTTCATTTTTTTCTCCTTTTTTTTTTAATTTTTTTCATTACGAGATTTTAACAAGAAATTAATAATTAGAAAAACCAGCAAACCTTGATTTTATGCAAAATGTTTTCAAAAATTGCACAAACTGAAAATGATAGTGTGCAATTTTTTTGTGCAATTTTGTGCAAAAAATTTTTCTCTCAAA belongs to Leptotrichia wadei and includes:
- a CDS encoding tyrosine-type recombinase/integrase, encoding MENEIIVLGNNDEIFAEAEIVEVKEFFDEKKTKKKIKYLSEDEFLHLKRVLDETENLELKAIIMLQYALALRVNEVLQLRFSDITMRTDRKTAKNYYIVNASNSKQKSEINKTKELRISNEVAMLVMTVLNKYQLKKNDFICRTGKGKVMTERNYNKYLKKIFAIAGLSKDKAHSHVFRHSRAIHLLNAGLNLAQVKKVLGHISILNTMIYTNYSNYDINKALADVDGN
- a CDS encoding lysozyme inhibitor LprI family protein — encoded protein: MKKLALIIVILLIGVMNCSKSDKEEKTNENKTINAPVKSDEKKENSDEKKENYEAEIIQRMDVVKKEVQPALDSGVTADMNNAVKKLGDSWETEMKKVYELLLAELPENEKTKLQKEQEEWVKKVNTEPKEKKLEKTEKRAIEMAKRYDKIHKK
- a CDS encoding Rep family protein, whose product is MNKKIKQEKQEKEKKTDSKGRRYRNFKIVQFLQNNQTGEKLLDVEKFHKMLAMSKKVSKYAFILHDKDCLTYFQGGECKYYKDELGNKVKKEKHIHCYIAFKNACTVKSISKALGIPEGLIKVVNGGKKAETEIIRYFLHKTKEAQKALKHEYNESELVANFDFVANERKELTTEEVFDNLVDELGAMYFKATDDGSMSFADVDNELRGERFIKHLNFENVLEELMNETELSEEEMIEKLRRKVWTRWCKKIEQGEKNFIKNFDKYRDKQTILICGLGGTGKTTLAKEIAMLETDWNESKAFRVGGRGTFLDGLTPRHDVITFDDKRSYEILEGLGGRGTMLTFFDPHPTETQKFNIKYSSVTPYFDLAIVTTVEVPCQFLNGLAGTFVDKTGSFREAEDSGQIYRRFSKIVRISRRKLEIYISADRANAVADLNLYGKKRDEKKREELLEFYKFTFKNYYDLTEAIERKKEKKKCDITVVQDLLKFTEEEFVKKYKKYDKKNGNWEYIRFDASFVSNDDEDGEYKVEYKVQHLDGEEIIFYGEDDEAFPF